One genomic segment of Drosophila melanogaster chromosome 3L includes these proteins:
- the MsR2 gene encoding myosuppressin receptor 2, isoform B: protein MVTNMSQPHYCGTGIDDFHTNYKYFHGYFSLIVCILGTIANTLNIIVLTRREMRSPTNAILTGLAVADLAVMLEYIPYTVHDYILSVRLPREEQLSYSWACFIKFHSVFPQVLHTISIWLTVTLAVWRYIAVSYPQRNRIWCGMRTTLITIATAYVVCVLVVSPWLYLVTAIAKFLETLDANGKTIASVPLSQYILDYNRQDEVTMQVMSSTTPDVSWAIPSDSANGTAVSLLSLTTVIPLTTLSTGVTTSSSLGERNVTVYKLYHSALALRDRQFRNATFLIYSVLIKLIPCFALTILSVRLIGALLEAKRRRKILACHAANDMQPIVNGKVVIPTQPKSCKLLEKEKQTDRTTRMLLAVLLLFLVTEFPQGIMGLLNVLLGDAFFLQCYLKLSDLMDILALINSSINFILYCSMSRQFRSTFALLFRPRWLDKWLPLSQHDGEGRVGGSGGLGGYGGYGRQRLLHTDAVSKSMAIDLGLTTQVTNV from the exons ATGGTCACGAACATGTCGCAGCCGCATTATTGCGGCACCGGCATCGATGATTTCCACACAAA CTACAAATACTTTCACGGTTACTTCTCGCTGATTGTCTGTATCCTGGGAACCATTGCGAATACCCTAAATATCATAGTGCTGACCCGACGGGAGATGCGCTCCCCCACAAATGCCATACTCACGGGTCTGGCTGTCGCCGATCTGGCTGTGATGCTGGAATACATACCCTATACGGTGCACGACTATATCCTCAGTGTAAGGCTGCCGCGAGAGGAGCAGCTCAGCTACAGCTGGGCGTGCTTCATCAAGTTTCACTCGGTATTTCCCCAGGTGCTGCACACCATCTCCATTTGGCTAACGGTGACGCTGGCAGTTTGGCGGTACATAGCGGTAAGCTATCCGCAAAGGAATCGCATCTGGTGTGGAATGCGAACTACTCTGATCACCATAGCCACGGCCTATGTTGTCTGTGTCCTGGTAGTGTCACCTTGGCTGTACCTAGTCACAGCCATTGCCAAGTTCCTAGAGACTTTGGATGCCAATGGCAAGACGATTGCCTCAGTGCCATTGAGTCAATACATTCTGGACTACAATCGGCAGGATGAGGTGACCATGCAGGTCATGTCGAGTACAACGCCAGATGTTTCCTGGGCGATACCAAGTGATTCGGCCAATGGAACTGCAGTTAGCTTGCTAAGTCTAACCACAGTGATACCCCTAACCACATTAAGCACTGGAGTAACCACATCCTCGTCGTTGGGTGAGCGCAATGTGACTGTCTATAAGCTGTATCACAGCGCACTGGCGCTGCGTGATCGGCAGTTCAGGAATGCGACCTTCCTTATATACAGTGTCCTGATCAAGCTGATACCCTGCTTCGCACTGACCATTCTGTCTGTGCGGCTCATCGGTGCTCTGTTGGAGGCCAAAAGGAGGAGGAAGATCCTGGCCTGTCATGCAGCCAACGATATGCAGCCAATTGTCAATGGAAAGGTGGTGATTCCGACGCAACCCAAGAGCTGTAAACTGCTGGAGAAGGAGAAGCAGACCGATCGCACCACGAGGATGCTTCTGGCGGTACTGCTGCTCTTCCTGGTCACCGAGTTTCCACAGGGCATTATGGGTCTGCTGAATGTGCTCCTGGGCGATGCCTTCTTTCTGCAATGTTACCTAAAGCTGA GTGACCTTATGGACATCTTGGCGCTTATTAATTCGAGCATCAACTTCATCCTGTACTGTTCGATGAGCCGCCAGTTCCGGAGCACGTTCGCGCTCCTCTTCCGTCCGCGCTGGCTGGACAAATGGCTGCCGCTGTCGCAGCACGACGGCGAAGGGAGGGTGGGCGGAAGTGGCGGCCTGGGCGGCTACGGCGGATATGGACGGCAGCGGTTGCTGCACACGGATGCCGTTAGCAAGAGCATGGCCATCGATCTCGGGCTGACGACCCAAGTGACAAATGTGTAG
- the MsR2 gene encoding myosuppressin receptor 2, isoform C yields MVTNMSQPHYCGTGIDDFHTNYKYFHGYFSLIVCILGTIANTLNIIVLTRREMRSPTNAILTGLAVADLAVMLEYIPYTVHDYILSVRLPREEQLSYSWACFIKFHSVFPQVLHTISIWLTVTLAVWRYIAVSYPQRNRIWCGMRTTLITIATAYVVCVLVVSPWLYLVTAIAKFLETLDANGKTIASVPLSQYILDYNRQDEVTMQVMSSTTPDVSWAIPSDSANGTAVSLLSLTTVIPLTTLSTGVTTSSSLGERNVTVYKLYHSALALRDRQFRNATFLIYSVLIKLIPCFALTILSVRLIGALLEAKRRRKILACHAANDMQPIVNGKVVIPTQPKSCKLLEKEKQTDRTTRMLLAVLLLFLVTEFPQGIMGLLNVLLGDAFFLQCYLKLSDLMDILALINSSINFILYCSMSRQFRSTFALLFRPRWLDKWLPLSQHDGEGRVGGSGGLGGYGGYGRQRLLHTDAVSKSMAIDLGLTTQVTNVXQESSGRAAMSAAAGGAAASVALALAATDVDGCPPATDAAVSTNDISLVEKLHLQPSPRGTAISSGQHRRRRSGSGTKCIWPTTDWLRKLRNQKARETEQSSEQDIELGKSSINRRSSVLLMVLLSSSDEVKAKAVLVSEQPPSPADEDVEDAIDALWL; encoded by the exons ATGGTCACGAACATGTCGCAGCCGCATTATTGCGGCACCGGCATCGATGATTTCCACACAAA CTACAAATACTTTCACGGTTACTTCTCGCTGATTGTCTGTATCCTGGGAACCATTGCGAATACCCTAAATATCATAGTGCTGACCCGACGGGAGATGCGCTCCCCCACAAATGCCATACTCACGGGTCTGGCTGTCGCCGATCTGGCTGTGATGCTGGAATACATACCCTATACGGTGCACGACTATATCCTCAGTGTAAGGCTGCCGCGAGAGGAGCAGCTCAGCTACAGCTGGGCGTGCTTCATCAAGTTTCACTCGGTATTTCCCCAGGTGCTGCACACCATCTCCATTTGGCTAACGGTGACGCTGGCAGTTTGGCGGTACATAGCGGTAAGCTATCCGCAAAGGAATCGCATCTGGTGTGGAATGCGAACTACTCTGATCACCATAGCCACGGCCTATGTTGTCTGTGTCCTGGTAGTGTCACCTTGGCTGTACCTAGTCACAGCCATTGCCAAGTTCCTAGAGACTTTGGATGCCAATGGCAAGACGATTGCCTCAGTGCCATTGAGTCAATACATTCTGGACTACAATCGGCAGGATGAGGTGACCATGCAGGTCATGTCGAGTACAACGCCAGATGTTTCCTGGGCGATACCAAGTGATTCGGCCAATGGAACTGCAGTTAGCTTGCTAAGTCTAACCACAGTGATACCCCTAACCACATTAAGCACTGGAGTAACCACATCCTCGTCGTTGGGTGAGCGCAATGTGACTGTCTATAAGCTGTATCACAGCGCACTGGCGCTGCGTGATCGGCAGTTCAGGAATGCGACCTTCCTTATATACAGTGTCCTGATCAAGCTGATACCCTGCTTCGCACTGACCATTCTGTCTGTGCGGCTCATCGGTGCTCTGTTGGAGGCCAAAAGGAGGAGGAAGATCCTGGCCTGTCATGCAGCCAACGATATGCAGCCAATTGTCAATGGAAAGGTGGTGATTCCGACGCAACCCAAGAGCTGTAAACTGCTGGAGAAGGAGAAGCAGACCGATCGCACCACGAGGATGCTTCTGGCGGTACTGCTGCTCTTCCTGGTCACCGAGTTTCCACAGGGCATTATGGGTCTGCTGAATGTGCTCCTGGGCGATGCCTTCTTTCTGCAATGTTACCTAAAGCTGA GTGACCTTATGGACATCTTGGCGCTTATTAATTCGAGCATCAACTTCATCCTGTACTGTTCGATGAGCCGCCAGTTCCGGAGCACGTTCGCGCTCCTCTTCCGTCCGCGCTGGCTGGACAAATGGCTGCCGCTGTCGCAGCACGACGGCGAAGGGAGGGTGGGCGGAAGTGGCGGCCTGGGCGGCTACGGCGGATATGGACGGCAGCGGTTGCTGCACACGGATGCCGTTAGCAAGAGCATGGCCATCGATCTCGGGCTGACGACCCAAGTGACAAATGTGTAGCAGGAGAGCAGCGGCCGGGCGGCGATGTCAGCCGCAGCCGGCGGAGCAGCTGCATCGGTGGCTCTGGCCCTGGCAGCCACTGATGTTGATGGATGTCCGCCTGCCACCGATGCTGCTGTTTCCACTAACGACATCAGCCTGGTCGAGAAGCTACATTTGCAGCCCAGTCCAAGGGGGACTGCGATATCCAGTGGCCAGCATCGAAGGCGGCGCAGTGGGAGTGGCACCAAGTGCATCTGGCCCACGACGGACTGGCTGAGAAAGCTGCGTAACCAGAAGGCTAGAGAAACGGAGCAATCCTCCGAACAGGACATAGAGCTGGGCAAGAGCTCCATCAACAGGCGCAGCAGTGTTCTTCTAATGGTATTACTAAGCAGCTCCGATGAGGTTAAAGCCAAGGCGGTTTTGGTCAGTGAACAGCCGCCGAGTCCAGCGGACGAGGATGTGGAAGACGCCATTGACGCCCTCTGGCTGTGA